CCTGCGCTGAAAGTGCCGGGGCGGATATCTTTCTAACAACCGATGATAGGCTACTCAGAAGAGCAAAACACTACCAAGCGCAACTTCACACTCAGGTCGAAAACCCTTATATCTGGCTGCAATCGGAGGCTTGAAATGCGTATTTTAGAAATGACAGAGAATGAACTCTATGAAGCAGGACTTAAAGAACTAATGGCACAAATGGGTACTGCCTATACAGAGCGATTTCTCAAGCAGTGTAGACCTAACGATTGCGACTATACTGCTGAGCGGCATAAAGGGTTGGATGATGATCCAGATATCCCGACAATGGTTAAGCAGATCCAAGAACGGGAAGCCTTACAAGAAGCAGAGACACAGATTGCAGCCGAAAGAATTGAGGCTTGGCGTAAGGGTTTACTTGAACTCACCGATATTGAAATCTATAAATTGGGTGCCAAAGTTCTTACGGATAAACTTGGCGTTCCCGGTTCCATAGGGTTTTTGCGCCATCATTTCAAACAGAAGGAAAATCCCTTGCCGCAGCAACTTGTGCCAGATAGGGATACCAATGTAGTCTCGAATCAATAGACCCACGCAGCCCAACCACGAGATTAACGTAGTTATAGAATCTTGCAGAAGGAGCAGATACCAACTTAAAATATGATCCTCGGCGCACACGTATCCACAGCAGGCGGCATACACAATGCCATCAAAAACGGAACCGACCTCCACTGCGATGCAATACAGATTTTCTTGAGAAACCCAAATCAGTGGCAGGGAAAACCCCCTACCGATGTCATAAAAGAAAAGTTTCGCACGGCATGGGCAGAGGCTGACCTCGCCGATGTCATTGTCCACGACATCCATCTCAGTAATCTCGCTTCTCCAAAACCCGACGTACTAAAAAAATCGAATCAAGCATTTCGTGAGCAGATGGAACTCGCACAGGTCCTTGGACTCCGCCACATCGTCACGCATCTCGGCGCGCATCTCGGTGAGGGGGAAACGATCGGATTAAAGCGGCTGACTGAGAGTTTCGATGATTTGTTTGAAAGTGCCGAGGCACCGGATGTTGTCGTTCTCCTTGAAACCACTGCCGGGCAAGGCACAAACCTCGGTTACGCTTTTGAACACATCCGTGATGTGATGGGTATGTCGAAATATCCTGATCGGTTCGGTGTCTGTTTTGATACGTGCCATGTCTTTGCTGCTGGGTACGACATGCGAACCGAAGCGGATTGCGCCGCAACATTCAGTCAATTTGACGATATGATCGGTTTGGACCGATTGAAGGCTTTTCATCTCAACGACGCGAAATCCGCCTATCAGAGCCGAGTCGATCGGCACGAACACATCGGTGAGGGCAATATCGGCGTGCCAGCATTCGCGTATATCCTCAACGACCCCCGCTTTGCCGAAACCCCACTTATCATCGAAACACCAGAAATGAAAACTATGCATGAGGTGAACCTCTCAACGTTACGAAGTCTAAGGGTGTAGTTTGCAAATCTCCAAGCAAAAATTGCCTGAATTCATTATTGTGAGTGAAGGACGTGCAAGAACGGAGGTAATGAATGAAAAAATTGCTTTTTGCAATTTTTATTTTCATGTTTGTGAGTATTATCGGGTGCGAGGTTCCTTATACCGGTCCGCTACTCTCAGTCAACGATGTAACGCAATTTCTTAGATCGAAGGGTGAGGATACGGTTTGTGTACAAGATGGGTTTGATTCCGTTTGCCTCAAAGTGGTCGTCAGAAAAGTGGAGAGACAAGGAGATACCATACTGGCACCCGTTATCCATATCCATCCGACAGGTGTGATGTACGAATTCTACTATGAAGGTCGTCTTGTTTTACGTGCGGAACGGTCAATGGACACCACCGAAATTGCGGAGGCGTTGGTAGCTGCGGGGATTGCGGAACTTCCAGCAGATAGTGCGCTGCTGGGTGGTGACAATGGTGTTGATGTTGACAACGCCTTTGAAGGCTGGCGTATCCAGATGTACTATCCAGAGGCGTTCGCAGAAGTCTCTCGTGGAGACACACTGGAAACCAGTGGGTTTGAAATCCGAATCGTGGAAGGAACGCGGTTGTTTCCAAACACTGAAAAATATCTTGAGATAACAAACTTTACACAAATTGATGAACCTGATGGTGTCCGTATCGCACAATTTGATGTTGGAACAGATGCTACAAAAATACTCGTTCGGGTCAGAGGGTTAGTTCCAGGGTATATTGCGAAGTTCCGCCTCAACATAGATGGCATAGCGTCCGATGAAGGTGATGATACCTTTGAATTACAACGGATACGGTAGGGACTACGGGAAGGGGTCGCGTATTATGCCCCAAACAGGTGCGAACCGCGCAGCGGCGAGCATGACAATAGGTTTTGAAAGCGTAAAGGAAACCCAGTTCTTATCGTCAAACTTAATCGTCAGTATCCTCATTGTTCTTTTTAGCATAACCGGCTGTTCCGATGCACCGCATGTCGGTTCAATGCTGACAGCTGATCGTGTAGACCGATATATAACTTCAACTGAAGCTTCTGTCTGCCTTGAGAACACGTGCATAACCGTTATACCAGAATTCACAGATCGGACAGACGGCATTGAGGGGCCTATCATCCACATCCATCCAGATAACTTCAGCTATATCATCTACCGCAAAAGTGCCTCGGCTTTACCTGCTGAAGCGGTCCGACGTTCGACCCGTGATGGTGGTGGTGATGGTGGTGGCAGAGGCGGCGGTGGTAGTGGTGATGGTGGTGATGGTGGTGATGGTGGTGGTGGCAGTGGCAGAGGCGGCGGTGGTAGTGGTGATGGTGGTGTTCCTGTTACCACGCCGCAAGATGATGGCCCACCCCAAGGTGGCGGCGGCTTCGGCGGCGGTGGTGGCGGCTTCGGCGGTGGTGGTGGTACCTTTGTTCAGCCCGATACTGATGATGACTTGAATGATGGGACGCTTGGCGATGGTCCCCCCCTTGGTGGCGGCACACCCCTTGGCGGTGGCACACCTGGTGGCAACACTAACGGCAATGGCAGTGGTGGTAATGGCAGTGACACGTGCACTTCCGGATACGTTGTTTGGGTGAATGACGAGAGGAGTGTTGGCGGGTTCCTGTCGAGCGGTGTGATCTGTGAGGATTACCTCCATATTGATAGGGAAAACAGTATGCTCACCTTCACGGGCTCAGATGGTGTGGTGGATGGCGGTGAGAACGAGACGACTGAGGAATACGTGACGGTGGAAACTGGCTATACCTACGAAGAAGCGAGTGATCGCGCGCCAGAGATTTTGAGGGAGTATTGAAACGAGCATGTGAGCCAGTAAAGGTGATACAATGGATACAGCAAGGATTCAGGTTAAAGCAGGCAACGGCGGCAACGGATGCATCAGTTTCCGTCGAGAGAAGTTCGTCCCGCGTGGCGGTCCCGATGGCGGAGACGGTGGCAACGGTGGCAACGTTATTTTTGTTGCGACTTTGGGAATGAGCACGCTGATAGATTTGCGTCATAACCCGCGCCAAGTCGCCGAGAACGGTGGACACGGCACCGGCAAGCAAAAACACGGTGCCGATGGCGCAGCTCGCATCGTTAAAGTCCCGGCTGGCACCATCGTCAGAGACCAAGATACACTGGAAATGCTTGCGGACCTGACGGAACCCGATCAAGGCGTTATTGTCGCACGCGGTGGTATCGGGGGTAAAGGCAATGCCCACTTTAAGAGCAGCACCTTCCAAGCACCGCGCGTCGCCGAGAAGGGGGAACCCGGGGAAGAACGCGAGATTAGCCTTGAGGTCAAACTCATCGCTGATGTCGGACTGCTCGGTTATCCCAACGCCGGTAAATCGACGTTACTGGCGCGAACCTCTGCTGCAACCCCGAAAATTGCACCCTATCCATTTACCACACTCCGTCCTAATTTAGGCGTTGTCCGTATCGACCGAGAGCAGAATTTCATCCTCGCTGATATTCCGGGATTGATAGAGGGCGCACACGAAGGCGCGGGTTTAGGACACCAATTCTTGCGCCACATTGAACGCACCAAAATGCTCATTCATGTCATTGACTTAAGTGCTACAGATGGACGCGATCCCATTGAAGACTATGAACAACTCAATCGGGAATTAGGACATTACAACGAACTACTCACGAAACTTCCACAGATTGTTGCCGTAAATAAGATAGATATACCCGAAGCGCAAGCAAATCTGACGCGCGTCCAAGAATACTTCGGGCAACGGAAAATCTTTCCCATCTCTGCTATTACAGGTGAAGGCGTTAATCCGCTTGTGCAGCAGGCGTATCGTTCTTTACAATACCTTGAAACACGCGCCCGGGAAGCAGCAGCGACGACGATTA
The sequence above is a segment of the Candidatus Poribacteria bacterium genome. Coding sequences within it:
- a CDS encoding deoxyribonuclease IV, encoding MILGAHVSTAGGIHNAIKNGTDLHCDAIQIFLRNPNQWQGKPPTDVIKEKFRTAWAEADLADVIVHDIHLSNLASPKPDVLKKSNQAFREQMELAQVLGLRHIVTHLGAHLGEGETIGLKRLTESFDDLFESAEAPDVVVLLETTAGQGTNLGYAFEHIRDVMGMSKYPDRFGVCFDTCHVFAAGYDMRTEADCAATFSQFDDMIGLDRLKAFHLNDAKSAYQSRVDRHEHIGEGNIGVPAFAYILNDPRFAETPLIIETPEMKTMHEVNLSTLRSLRV
- the obgE gene encoding GTPase ObgE, producing MDTARIQVKAGNGGNGCISFRREKFVPRGGPDGGDGGNGGNVIFVATLGMSTLIDLRHNPRQVAENGGHGTGKQKHGADGAARIVKVPAGTIVRDQDTLEMLADLTEPDQGVIVARGGIGGKGNAHFKSSTFQAPRVAEKGEPGEEREISLEVKLIADVGLLGYPNAGKSTLLARTSAATPKIAPYPFTTLRPNLGVVRIDREQNFILADIPGLIEGAHEGAGLGHQFLRHIERTKMLIHVIDLSATDGRDPIEDYEQLNRELGHYNELLTKLPQIVAVNKIDIPEAQANLTRVQEYFGQRKIFPISAITGEGVNPLVQQAYRSLQYLETRAREAAATTITFEQDLPPEPAARFELAKTEHGFIVSGAEPRRAVLMTDMGNEQALILLYRKLKNMGVMNALAREGAVEGDTVQIDEFEFTYSPRAMRSD